From the genome of Pseudomonas yamanorum, one region includes:
- the leuC gene encoding 3-isopropylmalate dehydratase large subunit, translating to MTSARTLYDKHIDSHTVCRLDDQGHVLLYIDRQVINEYTSPQAFSGLREAGRGVWRPGTALAVVDHVNPTTPKRIATMPDAGGARQVSYLAENCRDFGIELLDILDKRQGIEHVIAPEQGFILPGMVIAAGDSHTTTYGALGAFGFGIGTSEIEHLLASQTLVYKRLKSLRVTVDGELAHGLTSKDVIMALIGKIGASGATGYAIEFCGSTIDALSVEARMTICNMAVEAGARGAFMAPDEKVFAYLKGKPRAPKGELWERALVGWRQLHSDADAVFDLEVQLDATALEPMVTWGTSPDQAAPIGARVPDPQDVSDLILRQDMRRALNYMGLEAGMPLSEIVISHAFIGSCTNARIEDLRDAASVVRGKHVADHVRAMIVPGSTEVRDQAEAEGLAAIFIDAGFEWRQSGCSMCLAMNDDVLEPGDRCASSTNRNFEGRQGAGARTHLMSPAMVAAAAITGRLTDIRHFGDRT from the coding sequence ATGACTTCTGCCAGAACCCTCTACGACAAACACATCGACTCCCATACGGTGTGCCGCCTGGATGACCAGGGCCATGTGCTGCTGTATATCGACCGTCAGGTCATTAATGAATACACCAGCCCGCAAGCTTTCAGCGGCTTGCGCGAGGCAGGCCGTGGCGTATGGCGTCCCGGCACGGCGCTGGCGGTGGTCGACCATGTAAACCCCACCACACCCAAGCGCATCGCGACCATGCCGGATGCGGGCGGCGCGCGCCAAGTGTCGTACCTGGCGGAAAACTGCCGGGATTTCGGAATTGAGCTGTTGGATATCCTCGACAAGCGCCAAGGCATTGAACACGTGATCGCCCCGGAGCAGGGCTTTATCCTGCCGGGCATGGTGATCGCCGCCGGCGACAGCCACACCACCACCTACGGTGCCTTGGGCGCATTCGGCTTTGGCATCGGCACCTCGGAAATCGAGCATTTGCTGGCCTCGCAAACCCTGGTCTACAAACGCCTGAAAAGCCTGCGCGTGACCGTGGATGGCGAACTGGCCCACGGCCTGACCTCCAAGGACGTGATCATGGCGCTGATCGGCAAGATCGGCGCTTCGGGTGCCACCGGCTACGCCATTGAGTTTTGCGGTTCGACCATTGATGCCCTGAGCGTCGAGGCGCGGATGACCATCTGCAACATGGCGGTGGAGGCGGGCGCCCGTGGTGCGTTCATGGCGCCGGACGAAAAAGTCTTTGCCTACCTCAAGGGCAAACCCCGCGCGCCGAAGGGCGAGTTGTGGGAGCGCGCCCTCGTGGGTTGGCGCCAACTGCACTCGGATGCCGACGCCGTGTTCGACCTCGAAGTGCAACTGGACGCCACCGCCCTGGAGCCCATGGTCACCTGGGGCACCAGCCCCGACCAGGCCGCGCCCATCGGCGCCCGCGTACCGGACCCGCAAGACGTCAGCGACCTGATCCTGCGCCAGGACATGCGCCGCGCCCTGAACTACATGGGCCTTGAAGCCGGCATGCCCCTGAGCGAGATCGTCATCAGCCATGCGTTTATCGGCTCCTGCACCAACGCCCGCATCGAAGACCTGCGGGATGCCGCCAGCGTCGTGCGCGGCAAGCACGTGGCCGACCACGTGCGGGCGATGATCGTGCCGGGCTCCACCGAAGTACGCGACCAGGCCGAAGCCGAAGGCCTCGCCGCGATTTTTATCGACGCCGGGTTTGAATGGCGCCAGTCCGGGTGCTCGATGTGCCTGGCGATGAACGATGACGTGCTGGAACCCGGCGACCGCTGCGCCTCCAGCACCAACCGCAACTTCGAAGGCCGCCAGGGCGCAGGTGCCCGCACGCACCTGATGAGCCCGGCCATGGTTGCCGCCGCTGCCATCACCGGCCGCCTGACGGATATTCGCCACTTTGGAGACCGCACATGA